A section of the Felis catus isolate Fca126 chromosome B2, F.catus_Fca126_mat1.0, whole genome shotgun sequence genome encodes:
- the ZBTB9 gene encoding zinc finger and BTB domain-containing protein 9, whose amino-acid sequence MDTSTPLPPVPPSPICNPAPRTIQIEFPQHSSLLLEALNRHRLEGKFCDVSLLVQGRELRAHKAVLAAASPYFHDKLLLGDAPRLTLPSVIEADAFEGLLQLIYSGRLRLPLDALPAHLLVASGLQMWQVVDQCSEILRELENSGGGISARGATSYHTLPSTTSSPGGWCIRSSPFQTPVQSSTSTESPVLGEGSELGDVLQIQVEEEEEEEEEEEEEEEEDQASTAPAQTPQPPRVSGSFPCPHGSHSLPVSTTPRRVPEGESAPLEPPAPHTALPPKVFYIKQEPSEPKEEISTGGTQSGGAKEETKVFPGGDAEGNGELGFLLPSGAGATYGGGGGGGGGGPSWKPVDLHGNEILSGGGGPGGAGQAVHGPVKLGGTPPADGKRFGCLCGKRFAVKPKRDRHIMLTFSLRPFGCGVCNKRFKLKHHLTEHMKTHAGALHACPHCGRRFRVHACFLRHRDLCKGQGWATAHWTYN is encoded by the coding sequence ATGGATACCTCGACGCCTTTGCCTCCCGTCCCCCCCTCCCCGATCTGCAACCCAGCCCCGCGGACGATCCAGATCGAGTTCCCGCAGCATAGCTCCCTGCTGCTGGAAGCCCTGAACCGCCACAGGCTAGAGGGCAAGTTCTGTGATGTGTCCCTCTTGGTGCAGGGCCGGGAACTTAGGGCTCACAAAGCAGTGTTGGCTGCTGCCTCTCCTTACTTCCATGACAAACTTCTTCTGGGGGATGCGCCACGTCTCACTCTGCCCAGCGTCATTGAAGCCGATGCCTTCGAGGGGCTGCTCCAGCTCATTTATTCCGGGCGCCTCCGTCTGCCACTGGAtgctctccctgcccacctcctcgtGGCCAGTGGCCTGCAGATGTGGCAAGTAGTAGATCAGTGCTCAGAGATTCTTAGAGAACTAGAAAACTCAGGTGGTGGAATTTCAGCCCGGGGGGCGACCTCTTACCACACACTTCCTTCCACCACATCCTCTCCAGGAGGCTGGTGCATTCGCTCTTCCCCTTTCCAGACCCCAGTGCAGTCTTCCACTTCTACCGAGAGCCCGGTTTTAGGGGAGGGGAGCGAACTGGGCGATGTGTTACAGATTCAAgttgaagaagaggaggaggaggaggaggaagaagaggaggaggaggaggaggaccaggCGTCAACAGCACCCGCCCAGACTCCTCAGCCCCCGAGAGTATCAGGGAGctttccctgccctcatggatcTCACTCACTGCCCGTATCCACTACGCCCCGCAGGGTTCCAGAGGGCGAGAGTGCACCCCTCGAGCCTCCTGCCCCTCATACTGCACTGCCCCCCAAAGTCTTCTACATTAAGCAGGAGCCCTCTGAGCCTAAAGAAGAGATATCAACAGGTGGAACTCAATCTGGAGGAGCAAAGGAGGAGACCAAAGTGTTTCCTGGAGGGGACGCTGAAGGGAATGGAGAGCTAGGGTTCTTGCTGCCCTCGGGAGCAGGGGCGACatatggaggaggaggaggaggaggaggaggaggtccaTCCTGGAAACCAGTGGATCTTCATGGGAATGAAATCCTCTCAGGGGGTGGGGGACCTGGGGGGGCAGGACAGGCTGTGCATGGGCCTGTGAAGTTAGGAGGTACACCCCCCGCAGATGGAAAACGCTTCGGTTGCTTGTGTGGGAAGCGGTTTGCAGTGAAGCCAAAGCGTGACCGTCACATCATGCTGACCTTCAGCCTTCGGCCCTTTGGCTGTGGCGTCTGCAATAAGCGCTTCAAGCTGAAGCACCATCTGACGGAGCACATGAAGACCCACGCTGGAGCCCTGCATGCCTGCCCCCATTGCGGCCGTCGGTTCCGAGTCCATGCCTGTTTCCTTCGCCATCGGGACCTGTGCAAGGGCCAGGGCTGGGCCACTGCTCACTGGACTTACAACTGA